A region of Saccharococcus thermophilus DNA encodes the following proteins:
- a CDS encoding b(o/a)3-type cytochrome-c oxidase subunit 1, which produces MMNETMKVDRRDAKLALAHIYVAFTALALGGLAGLLQTLVRSGKLQLPAGISYYTILTTHGTLLGLVLTTFFIIGFQFAAISRTAGTLSDRVRFWSWVGFWTMTVGTAMTVFFILTGQASVLYTFYAPLQAHPGFYLGLTLLVVGSWISGFATFAHYARWKKEHPGKASPLLTFMAVTNMALWLVCTLGVAATVLFQLLPWSLGFVDRINILVSRTLFWYFGHPLVYFWLLPAYMVWYVCIPKIIGGKIFSDSLARLAFILFLFLSIPVGFHHQLLEPGITPFWKFVQVVLTFMVVIPSLMTAFAMFATFEAYGRSKGATGLFGWLRKLPWGDARFFAPFVGMVFFIPAGAGGIINASHQMDQVVHNTMWVTGHFHLTVATTVVLTFFGAAYWLVPHLSGRVMTKAMNRLAIIQAVVWAIGMSFMSGSMHFEGLLGAPRRSAFSTYGNSPQALEWIPYQIAQAVGGTILFIGIILVLVIITNLAFFAPKGETEFPVAEAAEPQERAALALENWKLWIGITVALILIAYTVPFIDMIQNAPPGSKGYKLW; this is translated from the coding sequence ATGATGAACGAAACAATGAAAGTAGACCGTCGTGATGCAAAATTAGCTTTAGCACATATTTATGTCGCGTTTACCGCCCTCGCTTTAGGGGGATTAGCAGGATTATTGCAAACGTTAGTGCGTTCCGGAAAGCTTCAGCTACCTGCAGGCATTAGCTATTACACGATTTTAACGACACACGGAACACTGCTTGGTCTTGTATTAACGACATTCTTTATTATCGGATTTCAATTCGCCGCGATAAGCCGCACAGCTGGAACGCTTTCCGATCGCGTCCGCTTTTGGAGTTGGGTTGGCTTCTGGACGATGACAGTCGGCACGGCGATGACCGTATTTTTCATTTTAACTGGGCAAGCGTCCGTTCTTTATACATTCTATGCTCCGCTGCAAGCGCATCCTGGCTTCTATCTTGGTTTGACGCTCTTGGTCGTTGGCAGCTGGATCAGCGGCTTTGCGACCTTTGCCCACTATGCGCGCTGGAAAAAAGAGCACCCTGGCAAAGCAAGCCCATTGCTTACCTTTATGGCGGTTACGAATATGGCTTTATGGCTTGTTTGTACGCTAGGAGTGGCGGCAACCGTTTTATTCCAACTGCTGCCGTGGTCGCTCGGCTTCGTTGACCGAATAAACATCCTAGTCAGCCGGACATTGTTCTGGTACTTCGGGCACCCGCTCGTTTATTTCTGGTTGCTTCCGGCTTATATGGTCTGGTACGTTTGCATTCCAAAAATCATTGGTGGAAAAATTTTCTCTGATTCTTTGGCACGTTTGGCATTTATCTTGTTCCTATTTCTCTCGATTCCTGTCGGATTCCACCATCAATTGCTTGAACCAGGTATTACACCGTTTTGGAAATTCGTACAAGTTGTCTTAACATTTATGGTTGTTATTCCTTCATTAATGACTGCGTTTGCGATGTTTGCGACATTTGAAGCATACGGACGCTCGAAAGGCGCAACAGGTTTGTTCGGCTGGCTTCGCAAACTGCCTTGGGGAGATGCGCGCTTCTTCGCGCCGTTTGTTGGAATGGTATTCTTTATTCCTGCCGGAGCCGGCGGAATTATTAACGCTTCCCATCAAATGGACCAAGTTGTCCATAATACGATGTGGGTGACAGGACACTTCCATTTAACCGTTGCAACAACGGTCGTGCTTACGTTCTTCGGCGCTGCTTACTGGCTAGTTCCGCATTTAAGCGGCCGCGTCATGACAAAAGCGATGAATCGCCTAGCCATTATTCAAGCTGTCGTATGGGCGATCGGCATGTCGTTTATGTCTGGTTCGATGCACTTTGAGGGTTTGCTCGGGGCGCCGCGCCGTTCGGCATTTTCCACTTACGGAAACTCGCCGCAAGCGCTTGAATGGATTCCATATCAAATCGCGCAGGCGGTCGGCGGCACGATTTTATTTATCGGCATTATTTTAGTCCTTGTCATTATTACCAACTTAGCGTTCTTTGCACCGAAAGGAGAAACGGAATTCCCGGTTGCCGAAGCAGCAGAACCGCAAGAACGCGCAGCGCTGGCACTGGAAAACTGGAAGCTATGGATCGGCATTACGGTTGCGCTTATTTTGATCGCCTATACAGTGCCATTCATCGATATGATTCAAAATGCGCCACCGGGGTCAAAAGGTTATAAATTATGGTAA
- a CDS encoding carboxypeptidase M32, with product MIKKIEEQFLQYVKKMMSYNEAISLMYWDLRTGAPKKGVEQRSEVIGMLSQEVFKMSTSEEMAAFIAELSPKHAYEQLSEVTRYTLEECKKEYERNKKIPADEYKEYVVLQSKAESVWEEAKARADFSLFCPYLEKLVEFNKRFIGYWGYEGNPYNTLLDLYEPGMTVDVLDQVFGKLRERIVPLVQEVVTSPNQPETSFLFHPFPKEKQRAFSLELLQELGYDFEKGRLDETVHPFAIGLNPNDVRITTRYDERDFRTAIFGTIHECGHALYEQHISEKLIGTPLCTGTSMGIHESQSLFYENFIARHYLYWKRNYSRLRQYAPEQFSGVSLDAFYRAINEAKPSLIRIEADELTYPLHIIVRYEIEKQLFNGAIEVKDLPEIWNDKYEEYLGIRPHNDAVGVLQDVHWAGGSFGYFPSYALGYMYAAQFKHAMLKDLPHFDELLEKGELTPIREWLTERIHQFGKTKKPLEILRDATGEALNADYLIRYLEEKYKAIYQL from the coding sequence ATGATTAAAAAAATCGAAGAGCAATTTTTACAATATGTGAAAAAAATGATGAGCTATAATGAGGCGATCAGCCTTATGTATTGGGACTTGCGGACGGGGGCGCCGAAAAAAGGGGTCGAGCAGCGTTCGGAAGTCATCGGCATGCTTTCGCAAGAAGTATTTAAAATGTCCACATCGGAGGAAATGGCCGCGTTTATCGCGGAATTATCTCCAAAACATGCGTATGAGCAGCTTTCCGAAGTGACCCGTTACACGTTGGAAGAATGCAAAAAAGAATATGAACGGAACAAAAAAATCCCGGCTGATGAATATAAAGAATACGTCGTATTGCAATCGAAAGCGGAAAGCGTATGGGAAGAAGCGAAAGCGAGAGCGGATTTTTCTCTATTCTGTCCGTATTTAGAAAAATTAGTGGAATTCAATAAACGATTTATTGGTTATTGGGGATATGAAGGAAATCCATATAATACATTGCTTGACTTATATGAGCCGGGAATGACGGTGGATGTGTTGGACCAAGTATTCGGCAAACTGCGAGAGCGAATTGTTCCGCTCGTGCAAGAGGTCGTCACTTCTCCAAATCAGCCGGAAACATCGTTTTTATTCCATCCGTTTCCAAAGGAAAAACAGCGCGCCTTTAGCTTGGAGCTGTTGCAGGAGCTTGGCTATGATTTTGAAAAAGGCCGGTTGGATGAAACCGTGCATCCGTTTGCCATCGGCCTGAATCCGAACGATGTCCGCATTACAACGAGGTATGACGAACGCGATTTTCGCACGGCCATTTTTGGAACGATTCATGAATGCGGGCATGCTCTATACGAACAGCATATTTCGGAGAAACTCATCGGAACGCCGTTATGCACAGGCACGTCGATGGGAATTCATGAATCGCAGTCACTGTTTTATGAAAACTTTATCGCCCGCCATTACTTGTATTGGAAACGCAATTACTCCCGTCTGCGGCAATACGCTCCAGAGCAGTTTTCCGGGGTCTCCCTTGACGCGTTTTATCGGGCGATTAATGAAGCGAAGCCGTCGCTGATTCGTATTGAAGCCGATGAACTGACATATCCGTTACATATTATCGTTCGTTACGAAATCGAAAAGCAGCTGTTCAATGGAGCGATCGAAGTGAAAGACTTGCCGGAAATTTGGAATGATAAATATGAAGAATACCTCGGCATTCGGCCGCACAATGACGCGGTGGGCGTGCTGCAGGATGTCCATTGGGCCGGCGGCAGCTTCGGCTACTTCCCGTCGTATGCGCTCGGCTATATGTATGCGGCACAGTTCAAGCACGCGATGCTAAAAGATTTGCCGCATTTTGATGAATTGCTCGAAAAAGGGGAATTAACGCCAATTCGCGAGTGGCTGACAGAGCGGATCCATCAATTTGGCAAAACGAAAAAACCGCTCGAAATTTTGCGAGACGCAACCGGAGAGGCGCTGAATGCCGACTATTTGATCCGTTATTTAGAAGAAAAATATAAAGCAATCTACCAACTATAA
- a CDS encoding ATP-dependent DNA helicase, with the protein MSRERYPFTLEKNENFFDKLSQWIGDVFYDILPEAGFELRDEQIYMAFQLERAFREKKVIFAEAGVGTGKTIVYLLYAICYARYTGKPAIIACADETLIEQLVKKEGDIAKLSNVLGLQIDVRLAKSPDQYLCLNKLEEVTTYDDKDIELYEQIYDELPAFVHDNKPMQAFYHYGDRKEYAHLTDEQWKKIAWDPFQDCFTCEKRHRCGQTLWREYYRKAADLIVCSHDFYMEHVWTYDARKREGQLPLLPEASCVVFDEGHLLEFAAQKALTYRMKETTLETLLTKLLENDIREELAYLIEETLQISVRFFDELKSCAKEIAGSNRQEITFSPKLLRLAEQLHGKIVEIGNELVFESETYTIDHYQLNIVDEYLDQIEYSLDLFMNNADAIIWMESSRQETTLVVMPRTVQEVLREKVFSKRIPFIFSSATLSSGKSFQYIANSLGIDEYLSFSVDSPFDYEQQMTIYMPTFTNDETLFAQKYAYAMGKIRETDGRALILFPSRQELQQFKEAASSEKQFTFLFEGDREISELVAIFQANEETILCAEHLWEGLDIPGPSLSNVIIWSLPYPPNDPVFQAKRKAYEDPFWGVDVPYMLLRLRQGVGRLIRTHEDRGIVSIFVTNDEDKQVIDAVKEVLPTTVREE; encoded by the coding sequence ATGAGCCGTGAGCGCTATCCTTTTACATTAGAAAAAAATGAGAATTTTTTTGATAAGCTAAGCCAGTGGATTGGCGATGTGTTTTATGACATTTTGCCGGAAGCGGGTTTTGAGCTTCGGGATGAACAAATTTATATGGCGTTTCAGTTAGAGCGCGCCTTTCGCGAGAAAAAAGTGATTTTTGCGGAAGCGGGAGTTGGCACGGGGAAAACGATTGTCTATTTGCTGTATGCGATTTGTTACGCCCGCTATACAGGAAAGCCGGCTATTATCGCCTGCGCCGATGAAACGTTGATTGAACAGCTGGTAAAAAAAGAAGGGGATATCGCGAAATTATCCAATGTACTAGGTTTACAGATTGATGTGCGGCTCGCGAAGTCCCCGGATCAATATTTATGTTTAAACAAACTAGAAGAAGTAACGACATATGATGACAAGGATATCGAACTTTACGAGCAAATTTATGATGAACTTCCAGCGTTTGTGCACGACAATAAGCCAATGCAGGCATTCTACCATTATGGAGATCGGAAAGAGTATGCCCATTTGACGGATGAGCAATGGAAAAAAATCGCCTGGGATCCGTTCCAAGACTGTTTTACGTGTGAAAAACGCCATCGCTGCGGGCAAACGTTATGGCGGGAGTATTACCGGAAAGCAGCCGATTTAATCGTCTGCTCCCATGATTTTTACATGGAGCATGTTTGGACATATGATGCGCGCAAACGTGAAGGACAGCTTCCGCTTTTGCCGGAAGCGAGCTGCGTTGTATTTGATGAAGGGCATTTGTTAGAGTTCGCCGCGCAAAAAGCGCTGACATACCGGATGAAAGAAACGACGTTGGAAACGTTGCTCACAAAGCTTTTAGAAAACGATATTCGTGAAGAGCTTGCCTATTTAATTGAGGAAACGCTGCAAATCAGCGTCCGCTTTTTTGATGAGCTGAAATCATGTGCAAAAGAAATAGCCGGTTCGAATCGTCAAGAAATTACGTTTTCGCCGAAATTGCTCCGCCTTGCGGAACAATTGCACGGCAAAATAGTGGAGATTGGCAACGAGCTCGTCTTTGAAAGCGAGACATATACGATTGATCACTATCAATTAAATATTGTTGATGAATATTTAGATCAAATTGAATATTCGCTTGATTTGTTCATGAATAATGCGGATGCCATTATATGGATGGAGTCATCCCGTCAAGAAACAACGCTTGTCGTCATGCCGCGTACCGTGCAGGAAGTATTGCGCGAAAAAGTGTTCAGCAAGCGGATTCCGTTTATCTTTTCTTCGGCGACGCTATCAAGCGGCAAATCGTTCCAATATATTGCGAATAGCCTTGGCATTGATGAATATTTGTCTTTCAGCGTCGACTCGCCGTTTGATTATGAGCAGCAAATGACGATTTATATGCCGACATTTACCAATGATGAAACGCTGTTTGCCCAAAAATATGCGTATGCGATGGGCAAAATTCGGGAAACAGATGGACGCGCCCTTATTTTGTTCCCATCACGGCAAGAACTGCAGCAATTTAAAGAGGCCGCAAGCAGCGAGAAGCAATTTACCTTTTTGTTTGAAGGCGATCGGGAAATTAGCGAGCTCGTCGCCATCTTCCAAGCGAATGAAGAAACGATCTTATGTGCTGAACATTTATGGGAAGGACTCGATATTCCGGGACCGTCGTTATCAAACGTGATTATTTGGTCACTGCCATATCCGCCGAACGATCCGGTTTTTCAGGCGAAGCGAAAAGCGTATGAAGATCCGTTTTGGGGAGTGGACGTTCCGTATATGTTGCTAAGGCTGCGCCAAGGAGTAGGGCGCTTGATCCGCACCCATGAAGACCGCGGCATCGTTTCGATTTTTGTCACGAATGATGAGGACAAGCAAGTAATTGATGCAGTCAAAGAGGTGCTGCCGACAACGGTGAGGGAAGAATAG
- a CDS encoding PIN domain-containing protein yields the protein MRIIDFNHLDFQGFVEGEDILVDTGVLFAFYNPYDAYHSTVKQLFDKHILHNDKNLFLYINPTIVNEITYLASTPLKKYLTSFPDKANDFTNSDIENIEKTITNGIKELIENEVLSILDGDKESVIKQISLYKELGSADAVNASIANLYGISFLTVDKRLAENMFSQGTELPNITNVYYTTGKHRDY from the coding sequence ATGAGAATAATTGATTTTAATCATCTAGATTTCCAAGGTTTTGTAGAAGGCGAAGATATCCTTGTTGACACGGGGGTATTGTTTGCTTTTTATAATCCATATGATGCTTATCATTCAACTGTAAAACAGTTGTTTGATAAGCACATATTACATAATGACAAGAATTTATTTTTATACATTAATCCAACAATAGTAAATGAAATAACCTATTTAGCATCTACTCCTCTAAAGAAATATCTTACTTCTTTCCCTGACAAAGCAAATGATTTTACGAATTCGGATATAGAGAATATTGAAAAGACAATTACTAATGGTATTAAAGAATTAATAGAAAATGAAGTTCTTTCAATATTAGATGGGGATAAAGAAAGCGTTATTAAGCAAATTTCATTATATAAAGAATTAGGATCGGCAGATGCAGTAAATGCTTCTATTGCTAATTTATACGGTATAAGTTTTTTGACTGTAGATAAAAGATTAGCAGAAAACATGTTTAGTCAAGGAACGGAACTTCCAAATATTACAAATGTTTATTATACAACGGGGAAACATAGAGATTATTAA
- a CDS encoding THUMP domain-containing class I SAM-dependent RNA methyltransferase → MGSITLIATAAMGVESIVADEVRRLGYECQVENGKVTFEGDELAICRANLWLRTADRVKLKIGEFKATTFEELFEQTKALPWADYLPVNANFPVIGKSVKSTLFSVPDCQAIVKKAVVESLKEKHHVSWFEETGPLYRIEVALHKDIATLTIDTSGAGLHKRGYRAQQGEAPLKETLAAALVQLTNWTPDRPFVDPFCGSGTIPIEAALIGQNIAPGFNRDFVSEQWGWIGEKTWERAREEAEDLANYDQPLDISGFDIDHRMVEIAKTNALEAGFADLVSFKQMQVKDFRTRKEYGVIVGNPPYGERLGERREVEAMYRDMGKTFSALDTWSIYILTAHKEFEKHYGKKATKRRKLFNGFIETHYYQYWGPRPPKES, encoded by the coding sequence ATGGGTTCGATTACGTTAATCGCTACGGCGGCGATGGGTGTGGAATCGATCGTTGCCGATGAAGTGCGCCGCCTCGGCTACGAGTGCCAAGTGGAAAACGGAAAAGTGACGTTCGAGGGCGATGAACTGGCGATTTGCCGTGCGAATTTATGGTTGCGCACGGCAGATCGCGTGAAATTAAAAATCGGGGAATTTAAAGCGACGACGTTTGAGGAGCTGTTTGAGCAAACAAAAGCGTTGCCATGGGCTGATTATTTGCCGGTGAATGCCAACTTCCCGGTGATCGGAAAATCGGTAAAATCCACGCTTTTTAGCGTCCCAGACTGTCAGGCGATCGTCAAAAAAGCAGTGGTGGAAAGTTTGAAGGAGAAGCATCACGTTTCTTGGTTTGAAGAAACAGGACCTCTTTACCGTATTGAAGTTGCGCTTCATAAAGATATCGCCACGCTGACGATTGACACGAGCGGAGCCGGTTTGCATAAACGCGGCTATCGCGCCCAACAAGGGGAAGCGCCGTTAAAAGAAACGCTGGCGGCCGCGCTCGTGCAACTGACAAACTGGACGCCGGACCGCCCGTTTGTCGATCCGTTTTGCGGATCGGGAACGATTCCAATTGAAGCGGCGCTGATCGGCCAAAATATCGCGCCAGGATTTAATCGTGATTTTGTGTCTGAACAATGGGGGTGGATTGGCGAAAAAACATGGGAGCGAGCCCGCGAGGAAGCGGAAGATTTGGCCAACTATGACCAGCCTCTCGACATTTCCGGATTTGACATTGACCATCGCATGGTGGAAATCGCCAAAACAAACGCGCTGGAAGCCGGATTTGCCGATTTGGTGTCATTTAAGCAAATGCAAGTAAAAGATTTTCGCACGCGCAAAGAATACGGCGTGATCGTCGGCAATCCCCCATATGGCGAGCGGCTTGGCGAGCGTAGAGAAGTAGAGGCAATGTATCGGGACATGGGCAAAACGTTTTCCGCTTTAGATACGTGGTCCATCTATATTTTGACGGCGCATAAAGAGTTTGAAAAGCATTATGGGAAAAAAGCGACGAAGCGCCGCAAATTATTCAACGGCTTTATCGAAACGCATTATTACCAATACTGGGGGCCGCGGCCGCCGAAAGAAAGCTGA
- a CDS encoding putative bifunctional diguanylate cyclase/phosphodiesterase, translated as MDIHTFVGIAKNIFRYSNESIIVTDVQNRILFVNPAFEIVTGYSAEEVIGKNPRILRSGMHDKPFYEKMWNNIKQHGVWKGEIWNKRKDGELYLEWLTISVVKDRKGNVTNYVAIFSDITEHKRNIERLTRLALYDTLTNVPNRHLLEKRLESIIRMSKKHNQSFALLFLDLDRFKNINDTLGHRVGDILLKETAQRLKGLLRKQDTIARFGGDEFVIILPNLKHIREAVYMAEKIVESLKRPFYFNHQEMYISTSIGISVYPFDGTDKETLIRMADRAMYQAKKNGRNQYALYHDEMHSDGKQLFQLETALRKALDRGEFELYYQPQLDIKTKQIRAVEALIRWNHPEKGFISPGMFIPLAEESGLITPMSDWIMLQACEHLKQLQLHFPNVKMSINISPIYFQQIDFLEKLQKTIESVNVNPRLIELELTESAVMPHAEQSVERLTMLKTMGISVAIDDFGTGFSTLSYLHRFPIDILKIDQSFTKQLSQYQEDSAIVEAIIMMAHSLRIQVVAEGVETKKQYQVLEKQCCDFVQGYYVSKPMPISELYEFLDMWNHLYD; from the coding sequence ATGGATATACATACATTTGTTGGAATTGCAAAAAACATTTTTCGATATTCTAATGAAAGCATTATTGTTACAGATGTGCAAAATAGAATTTTATTCGTCAATCCGGCATTTGAAATTGTCACTGGATACAGTGCGGAAGAAGTGATTGGTAAAAACCCCCGTATTTTGCGATCTGGAATGCATGATAAACCATTTTATGAAAAAATGTGGAATAATATAAAACAACATGGAGTGTGGAAAGGGGAAATATGGAATAAGCGAAAAGACGGGGAATTGTATCTTGAATGGTTAACGATTAGTGTGGTAAAGGACCGAAAGGGAAATGTGACGAATTATGTGGCCATTTTTTCTGACATTACAGAACATAAACGAAATATAGAGCGATTAACGAGACTGGCGCTTTATGATACATTAACAAACGTGCCGAATCGGCATTTGCTTGAAAAACGATTAGAAAGTATTATTCGAATGTCCAAAAAACACAATCAGTCATTTGCTTTATTATTTTTAGATTTAGATCGCTTCAAAAACATTAATGATACGTTAGGCCATCGCGTGGGAGATATATTATTGAAAGAAACGGCGCAACGTCTCAAAGGACTGTTGAGAAAACAAGATACGATCGCGAGGTTTGGCGGTGATGAATTCGTCATTATTTTGCCGAATTTAAAACATATTCGCGAAGCGGTATATATGGCGGAGAAAATTGTCGAATCATTGAAAAGGCCATTCTATTTTAACCATCAAGAAATGTATATATCTACCAGTATTGGGATTAGTGTTTATCCATTTGATGGAACAGATAAAGAAACGTTGATACGCATGGCGGATCGCGCGATGTACCAAGCAAAAAAGAATGGAAGAAATCAATATGCTTTGTATCATGACGAAATGCATAGCGACGGCAAGCAATTGTTTCAACTTGAAACCGCGTTGAGGAAGGCGCTTGATCGGGGAGAATTTGAACTTTACTACCAGCCGCAATTAGATATAAAAACGAAACAAATTCGTGCGGTAGAAGCGCTAATCCGATGGAACCATCCAGAAAAAGGATTTATTTCTCCAGGAATGTTTATTCCGCTTGCCGAAGAATCGGGTTTAATTACGCCGATGAGCGATTGGATAATGCTGCAAGCATGCGAACATTTGAAACAATTGCAATTGCATTTTCCTAATGTAAAAATGAGCATTAATATTTCTCCTATCTATTTTCAACAAATTGATTTTTTGGAGAAATTGCAAAAAACGATCGAATCGGTAAACGTGAATCCGCGTTTGATCGAGCTGGAATTGACGGAAAGCGCCGTCATGCCTCACGCCGAACAGTCTGTGGAAAGGCTTACCATGCTAAAAACAATGGGAATAAGCGTTGCGATTGATGATTTTGGAACGGGATTTTCCACGTTAAGTTATTTGCATCGTTTTCCAATCGATATATTGAAAATCGATCAAAGTTTTACCAAACAATTATCTCAGTATCAAGAAGACTCGGCAATTGTCGAGGCGATTATTATGATGGCGCACAGCCTTCGAATTCAAGTGGTGGCTGAGGGCGTGGAAACGAAGAAACAGTATCAAGTACTTGAAAAGCAATGTTGTGATTTTGTACAAGGATATTATGTGTCTAAGCCGATGCCAATTAGTGAATTATATGAGTTTTTAGATATGTGGAACCATCTTTATGATTGA
- the gpsB gene encoding cell division regulator GpsB, whose product MLAGRIKLTPKEILEKEFKVSMRGYNQDEVDQFLDMIIKDYETFQQEIEQLQQENARLKRQVEELQKRPSAQAGTTNYDILQRLSNLEKHVFGNKLYD is encoded by the coding sequence ATGTTAGCGGGTCGTATTAAGTTAACGCCAAAAGAAATTTTAGAAAAAGAATTTAAAGTAAGTATGCGGGGGTACAATCAAGACGAAGTCGATCAGTTTTTGGACATGATTATTAAAGATTACGAAACATTCCAGCAAGAAATTGAGCAGCTGCAGCAAGAAAACGCTCGCCTAAAACGGCAAGTGGAAGAACTGCAAAAGCGGCCGTCTGCGCAAGCGGGAACAACAAACTATGATATTTTGCAAAGGTTGTCTAATTTAGAAAAACATGTATTTGGCAATAAATTATACGATTAA